Proteins encoded by one window of Sorex araneus isolate mSorAra2 chromosome 3, mSorAra2.pri, whole genome shotgun sequence:
- the C2CD2L gene encoding phospholipid transfer protein C2CD2L isoform X2, protein MDPAWGQRDVGWAALLVLFAASLLTVFGWLLQYARGVWLARARGGRGPGPAPAAEPAGPLRELGVWRSLLRLRMCRAGAPAESGVRGLLASLFAFKSFRENWQRAWVRALNEQACRDGSSIQIAFDEVPQLAPRTSISHVTCVDQSEHTMVLHCQLSAEEVRFPVSVTQQSPAAVSMETYHVTLTLPPTQLEVNLEEVPGEGLLVSWAFTDRPELSLTVLPTLQARERGEEQVEITTIEELIKDAIVSTQPAMLVNLRACSAPGGLVPSEKTALVPHAQPASPKPTRLFLRQLRASHLGGELEGTGEVCCVAELDHPMQQKWTKPSKAGSEVEWMEDLALDLGPQSRELTLKVLRSGVSGDAELLGQATLPVGSPSRPLSRRQVCPLTPGPRKVLGPAATVAVELLYEEGSPRNLGTPTPSTPRPSITPTKKIELDRTIMPDGTIVTTVTTVQSRPRVDGKIDSPSRSPSKVEVTEKTTTVLSDHSGPGGASPSSSPGDSHLSNGLDPVAETAIRQLTEPSGRAAKKTPTKRSTLIISGVSKVPIAQDELALSLGYAASLDASLQEDVGNSGGPSSPPSDPAAMSPGPPDALSSPTSVQEADETTRSDISERPSVDDVESETGSTGALETRSLKDHKVSFLRSGTKLIFRRRPRQKEAGLSQSHDDLSNTTATPSVRKKAGSFSRRLIKRFSFKTKPKANGNPSPQL, encoded by the exons ATGGATCCCGCCTGGGGACAGCGGGACGTGGGCTGGGCCGCGCTGCTGGTCCTCTTCGCCGCCTCGCTGCTCACCGTGTTCGGCTGGCTGCTGCAGTATGCCCGGGGCGTGTGGCTGGCGCGCgcccgcgggggccggggccccGGACCCGCCCCGGCCGCTGAGCCCGCGGGCCCGCTCCGGGAGCTGGGCGTGTGGCGCTCGCTGCTGCGGCTGCGGATGTGTCGAGCGGGCGCCCCCGCCGAGTCCGGAGTCCGGGGCCTCCTGGCGTCGCTCTTCGCCTTCAAGTCCTTCCGGGAGAACTGGCAGCGGGCTTGGGTGCGAGCGCTGAACGAGCAGGCCTGCAGGGACGGG AGCTCCATCCAAATTGCCTTTGATGAGGTGCCCCAACTCGCACCCAGAACCAGCATCAGTCACGTGACCTGCGTAGACCAATCAGAGCACACCATG GTGCTGCATTGCCAGCTCTCTGCCGAGGAGGTGCGGTTCCCAGTCTCTGTGACCCAGCAGTCCCCCGCTGCTGTCTCCATGGAGACCTACCACGTCACTCTGACACTGCCACCAACACag TTGGAAGTTAACCTGGAGGAGGTCCCTGGTGAGGGGCTGCTGGTGTCCTGGGCCTTCACCGACCGCCCCGAGCTCAGCCTGACGGTGCTTCCCACGCTGCAGGCCAGGGAG AGGGGTGAGGAACAAGTGGAGATCACCACCATCGAGGAGCTGATCAAGGACGCCATTGTCAGCACCCAGCCGGCCATGCTGGTCAATCTGCGGGCGTGCTCGGCTCCCGGAGGCCTG GTGCCCAGTGAGAAGACCGCCCTGGTGCCCCATGCCCAGCCAGCCAGCCCCAAACCCACCCGGTTGTTCCTACGGCAGCTTCGAGCCTCTCACCTGGGAGGGGAGCTGGAAG GCACCGGGGAAGTGTGCTGTGTGGCTGAGCTGGATCACCCCATGCAGCAGAAGTGGACCAAGCCCAGCAAGGCTGGTTCAGAGGTGGAGTGGATGGAGGACCTAGCCCT GGATCTGGGCCCCCAGAGCCGGGAGCTGACCCTGAAGGTACTGAGGAGTGGCGTTTCTGGCGACG CCGAGCTCCTGGGCCAGGCCACACTGCCTGTGGGCTCCCCTTCCCGACCACTGTCCCGAAGACAAGTGTGCCCGCTCACCCCCGGGCCCCGGAAAGTCCTCGGCCCAGCAGCCACAGTGGCCGTGGAG CTTCTCTATGAGGAGGGCTCTCCCAGAAACCTGggcactcccaccccctccacgcCACGCCCCAGCATCACCCCAACCAAGAAGATCGAGTTGGACAGGACCATCATGCCTGACGGCACCATAGTCACCACAGTCACCACTGTCCAGTCCCGGCCCCGGGTGGATGGCAAAATAG actccccctcccgctccccgtcCAAGGTGGAGGTGACCGAGAAGACCACCACCGTGCTGAGTGACCACAGCGGGCCTGGCGGCGCCTCCCCCAGCAGCAGCC CAGGAGACAGCCACCTCTCCAATGGCCTGGACCCTGTGGCCGAGACCGCCATCCGCCAGTTGACTGAGCCTAGTGGGCGGGCAGCCAAGAAGACGCCCACCAAGCGCAGCACGCTCATCATCTCGGGCGTTTCCAAG GTGCCCATTGCACAGGACGAGTTGGCACTATCCCTGGGCTATGCGGCCTCCCTGGACGCCTCCCTGCAGGAAGACGTGGGGAACAGCGGCGGCCCCTCATCCCCTCCCTCGGACCCAGCAGCCATGTCCCCAGGCCCCCCCGATGCCCTGTCCAGTCCCACAAGTGTCCAGGAAGCAGATGAGACCACGCGCTCAGACATTTCAGAGAGGCCCTCTGTGGATGACGTGGAGTCGGAGACGGGCTCGACCGGTGCCCTGGAGACCCGCAGCCTCAAGGATCACAAAG TGAGCTTCCTGCGTAGTGGCACAAAGCTCATCTTTCGCCGGAGGCCTCGCCAGAAGGAGGCTGGGCTGAGCCAGTCCCACGACGACCTCTCCAACACCACGGCAACACCCAGTGTCCGCAAGAAGGCTGGCAGTTTCTCCCGCCGCCTCATCAAGCGTTTTTCCTTCAAAACCAAACCCAAGGCCAATGgcaaccccagcccccagctctga
- the C2CD2L gene encoding phospholipid transfer protein C2CD2L isoform X1, with protein MDPAWGQRDVGWAALLVLFAASLLTVFGWLLQYARGVWLARARGGRGPGPAPAAEPAGPLRELGVWRSLLRLRMCRAGAPAESGVRGLLASLFAFKSFRENWQRAWVRALNEQACRDGSSIQIAFDEVPQLAPRTSISHVTCVDQSEHTMVLHCQLSAEEVRFPVSVTQQSPAAVSMETYHVTLTLPPTQLEVNLEEVPGEGLLVSWAFTDRPELSLTVLPTLQARERGEEQVEITTIEELIKDAIVSTQPAMLVNLRACSAPGGLVPSEKTALVPHAQPASPKPTRLFLRQLRASHLGGELEGTGEVCCVAELDHPMQQKWTKPSKAGSEVEWMEDLALDLGPQSRELTLKVLRSGVSGDAELLGQATLPVGSPSRPLSRRQVCPLTPGPRKVLGPAATVAVELLYEEGSPRNLGTPTPSTPRPSITPTKKIELDRTIMPDGTIVTTVTTVQSRPRVDGKIDSPSRSPSKVEVTEKTTTVLSDHSGPGGASPSSSRDSHLSNGLDPVAETAIRQLTEPSGRAAKKTPTKRSTLIISGVSKVPIAQDELALSLGYAASLDASLQEDVGNSGGPSSPPSDPAAMSPGPPDALSSPTSVQEADETTRSDISERPSVDDVESETGSTGALETRSLKDHKVSFLRSGTKLIFRRRPRQKEAGLSQSHDDLSNTTATPSVRKKAGSFSRRLIKRFSFKTKPKANGNPSPQL; from the exons ATGGATCCCGCCTGGGGACAGCGGGACGTGGGCTGGGCCGCGCTGCTGGTCCTCTTCGCCGCCTCGCTGCTCACCGTGTTCGGCTGGCTGCTGCAGTATGCCCGGGGCGTGTGGCTGGCGCGCgcccgcgggggccggggccccGGACCCGCCCCGGCCGCTGAGCCCGCGGGCCCGCTCCGGGAGCTGGGCGTGTGGCGCTCGCTGCTGCGGCTGCGGATGTGTCGAGCGGGCGCCCCCGCCGAGTCCGGAGTCCGGGGCCTCCTGGCGTCGCTCTTCGCCTTCAAGTCCTTCCGGGAGAACTGGCAGCGGGCTTGGGTGCGAGCGCTGAACGAGCAGGCCTGCAGGGACGGG AGCTCCATCCAAATTGCCTTTGATGAGGTGCCCCAACTCGCACCCAGAACCAGCATCAGTCACGTGACCTGCGTAGACCAATCAGAGCACACCATG GTGCTGCATTGCCAGCTCTCTGCCGAGGAGGTGCGGTTCCCAGTCTCTGTGACCCAGCAGTCCCCCGCTGCTGTCTCCATGGAGACCTACCACGTCACTCTGACACTGCCACCAACACag TTGGAAGTTAACCTGGAGGAGGTCCCTGGTGAGGGGCTGCTGGTGTCCTGGGCCTTCACCGACCGCCCCGAGCTCAGCCTGACGGTGCTTCCCACGCTGCAGGCCAGGGAG AGGGGTGAGGAACAAGTGGAGATCACCACCATCGAGGAGCTGATCAAGGACGCCATTGTCAGCACCCAGCCGGCCATGCTGGTCAATCTGCGGGCGTGCTCGGCTCCCGGAGGCCTG GTGCCCAGTGAGAAGACCGCCCTGGTGCCCCATGCCCAGCCAGCCAGCCCCAAACCCACCCGGTTGTTCCTACGGCAGCTTCGAGCCTCTCACCTGGGAGGGGAGCTGGAAG GCACCGGGGAAGTGTGCTGTGTGGCTGAGCTGGATCACCCCATGCAGCAGAAGTGGACCAAGCCCAGCAAGGCTGGTTCAGAGGTGGAGTGGATGGAGGACCTAGCCCT GGATCTGGGCCCCCAGAGCCGGGAGCTGACCCTGAAGGTACTGAGGAGTGGCGTTTCTGGCGACG CCGAGCTCCTGGGCCAGGCCACACTGCCTGTGGGCTCCCCTTCCCGACCACTGTCCCGAAGACAAGTGTGCCCGCTCACCCCCGGGCCCCGGAAAGTCCTCGGCCCAGCAGCCACAGTGGCCGTGGAG CTTCTCTATGAGGAGGGCTCTCCCAGAAACCTGggcactcccaccccctccacgcCACGCCCCAGCATCACCCCAACCAAGAAGATCGAGTTGGACAGGACCATCATGCCTGACGGCACCATAGTCACCACAGTCACCACTGTCCAGTCCCGGCCCCGGGTGGATGGCAAAATAG actccccctcccgctccccgtcCAAGGTGGAGGTGACCGAGAAGACCACCACCGTGCTGAGTGACCACAGCGGGCCTGGCGGCGCCTCCCCCAGCAGCAGCC GAGACAGCCACCTCTCCAATGGCCTGGACCCTGTGGCCGAGACCGCCATCCGCCAGTTGACTGAGCCTAGTGGGCGGGCAGCCAAGAAGACGCCCACCAAGCGCAGCACGCTCATCATCTCGGGCGTTTCCAAG GTGCCCATTGCACAGGACGAGTTGGCACTATCCCTGGGCTATGCGGCCTCCCTGGACGCCTCCCTGCAGGAAGACGTGGGGAACAGCGGCGGCCCCTCATCCCCTCCCTCGGACCCAGCAGCCATGTCCCCAGGCCCCCCCGATGCCCTGTCCAGTCCCACAAGTGTCCAGGAAGCAGATGAGACCACGCGCTCAGACATTTCAGAGAGGCCCTCTGTGGATGACGTGGAGTCGGAGACGGGCTCGACCGGTGCCCTGGAGACCCGCAGCCTCAAGGATCACAAAG TGAGCTTCCTGCGTAGTGGCACAAAGCTCATCTTTCGCCGGAGGCCTCGCCAGAAGGAGGCTGGGCTGAGCCAGTCCCACGACGACCTCTCCAACACCACGGCAACACCCAGTGTCCGCAAGAAGGCTGGCAGTTTCTCCCGCCGCCTCATCAAGCGTTTTTCCTTCAAAACCAAACCCAAGGCCAATGgcaaccccagcccccagctctga